CATCCAAGGCGAATTTAGTGCAGAACCGGGGGCAAGAATTAATGCTTTTTTGTAATCTTGTTTTGGAGTATCAGGAGTTAAGAGTGGAATAAAGGGCAAAGAATACCCAAAACGTCTTAATTCTTCATTAACACCAAATATGGCTCCATGAGCAAAAACCGGAAAGTCGAAAGGTTGTAATCCTTGAATCAAACGTTGCATTTTCCCAAGTGCATATCCCATTAAAACCGGGGTTTTGCCCTGCCTTATACTGGAAATGACCCAATTCTTTATTTCTTGCATCAGTTCAACCTGAGGTTTCCAATGGTAAATGGGTAAACCAAAGGTTGATTCGGTAATGAAATGATGACATTTGACGGGTTCAAAGGCCTGACAAAATCCATCATCTTGTCCCTTATAATCCCCGCTTACTACCCAAACCTGACCGGATGATTCCACCCTGACTTGTGCCGAACCCAAAATATGTCCTGCCGGATGCAAGGAAAAAGTAACGCCATTGATGCTGAATTTCTCTCCGTATTCCACGGTTTGAAGGGAAATATCTGAACCAAGTCTCATTCTCAAAATGGCTTCTGAATCTTTATGCGCCAGGTAATGTCTGCATCCCGGTTTGGCATGGTCGCTGTGGGCATGGGTGATTATGGCCCGGTTAACCGGTTTCCAGGGGTCAATATGAATATCGGCGGCCTGACAATAAATGCTGGATGGTGAAAACTGTAGCACAGCCTCCGATTTCCTCAAATTCATAAATGCTTGTTGTTGATGGTCAAGCAAAGATAAATATTCCGGTTATTTCTTTGTTGAACCGGACTTTGTTAATCTATTTTTGGATTAAATACAGGATGATGATGTTGGAACAGTTTATGGGTTTTAGACTATCGACCTAAAGTTTTAATGGGTTAGAAACAATTTTGGCTTTATATTTGGATTCTCAATGATGTTCAAAAAAATCCTTTTCTTCGGATGCCTTTTCCTACTTTTTTCAGGTAAGTTGAGTGCTCAATACGGAAGTGCAGTTGAATACAACGACTACTTAATTTCCTACACGGATTCCATGTATCGCAACGGTCTTAAATGGGGGGATGTTTTAAAAACTGCCTATTATGGAAAAGACTATTCCAAGTTATGGAAGGCAAGAGTTGAGATGAATAAAGCAATTGAACGAGCAAAAACCCAGGTTTCAGGATTGCAGGATATTATGCCAGGTGCTTATGAGTTTAGAATGGCCATGTTGGATTTCCTGAATTTTGAAAAATTTACAGTCGAAAAGGCTTGGATGCCATTTGAAAAGCTAACAGCTCAAACCTCTGAAGAAGAGTTCAAAAAGCACATGACTTACCTGCAATCCATGGCTAAATACGAAACTGAATACATGGGAAAACTCTTTGCCGCTCAGGATTATTTTGCCAAGAATAATGGTATTATTATTAGTCGTAACAAATAAGTAGCATTGTAATCATTAAATTTTCATGAATAGATTTTTCTTACTTCTTCTGTTCCCATTTTTCGGAAATGTTGCCCTTGCCCAGAAATTAAGTCCGTTGGAGTATCATGATAAAATCATTTCCATTACAGATAGTCTCCATGAAAAAGGTATGAAATGGGGACAAGTATTAAATGAATGTAGCCAAACCCAGGATTGTTCAGTTTTAAAGGAGGCCCGATTGGAGATGATGAAACTGATTGAAAGGAAAATAAAGGAAATAAAACAAATGAAAGACGTTGGAAAGGGGGCAGGAGAGCTTCGGGATGCCATGATAGAGTTTTTGGTTTTTGAAAATAAGCTGGTAGAAGATGCCTTTACTCCGTTTGAAAAATTAGTTCCGACTTCTTCTCAAACGGATTATGAAGTTGCTATTGCAAACCTCAACGCAGTAGTAGTGGAAGAGGAAGCATTTATGAAAAAGTTAGATGCAGCACAAGCAGCTTATGGTGAAAAAAATGGATTTTCAATTCAAAAAAGATAATACATGAAACAAGTTAACAAATTTATAATTGTGCTTTGGTTACTTATTTTGGGAATAGGTTTCTCTTCCTGCAAGAAAACCTCCGATTCGGACCAAACCACCATCATTCAGACCCAAATTACCAATAATATGCAGGTTGGTACCTGGAGAATTACGTTGTATTCTGCTTCCGGTGAGGATAAAACTGTTCAGTTTGACGGCTATTCTTTCCAGTTCGCAAAAGAAGGCGATATTACCGCGGTAAGTGC
Above is a window of Bacteroidia bacterium DNA encoding:
- a CDS encoding ligase-associated DNA damage response exonuclease: MNLRKSEAVLQFSPSSIYCQAADIHIDPWKPVNRAIITHAHSDHAKPGCRHYLAHKDSEAILRMRLGSDISLQTVEYGEKFSINGVTFSLHPAGHILGSAQVRVESSGQVWVVSGDYKGQDDGFCQAFEPVKCHHFITESTFGLPIYHWKPQVELMQEIKNWVISSIRQGKTPVLMGYALGKMQRLIQGLQPFDFPVFAHGAIFGVNEELRRFGYSLPFIPLLTPDTPKQDYKKALILAPGSALNSPWMNKFEPYATGYCSGWMAVRGAKNRMTIDRGFVLSDHADWKELNSIISATEAEHIYVTHGFTASFTRWLNEKGWNANEVKTMYGNESVQEPDTHQA